The stretch of DNA GGGAAATCGGAAGGGCTCCTGTTCCCAAGGGTGACGGTCATCCCCCCGCCTGAGCTGAGCGTGGTCACGGTTCAACCGGAGCGCCTCAACATTCGTCTCGTGCCCATCATCACGCAGAGCTTCACCGTCGAGGCGCGCCTCTCCGGGCACGTGGCCCAGGGATACTCGGCCTCTCCCCCCACCCTTCGCACCAGCACGGTCACCGTCAAAGGGCCCAAGACGGCGGTGCAGACGGTCAAGTCGGTCTACGCCGTGGTGACCCTCGACAACACCGAGACCGGCATCATGCAGCGCGTCCAGCTCGAGCCGCGAGACGAAGACGGCAACCCGGTGCACAACGTGGAGATCTCCCCTGCCAGCGAGATCGTCACGGTGAATGTCACGCCGGCCGTCGTTCCCCGGCTGCTCCCCGTGTTTCCCGCGTTCACGGGCAACCTCGCCCCGTCGCTGCGCATGAGCGCAAGCTGGACGCCCCGCATGCTCGCGCTCGTGTCGCCTCGGGGAAGCACCGCACCGCCCGCGGTCTTCGCCGAAGCCATCGACGTGTCACGGTTGCGAACGGGAGACCATCGCTTCACAACCAGGGTGGTCGCTCCCAAGGGCGCCACGCTGGTCAAGGAGAAGGAGATCACGGTGGTCGTGCACGTCAGCAGCCCCGAGAAGGCGGCTGCCGCGGCGGGCGCGAAGAAAGCGCCGCCGTCACAGCCGCACTGAGCGCGGGGCCCCACGCTCCGGCGCGCCGCTCGTGACGCCGCCTCACCTCGTCACGGCCTCCTCAGCGGGGGCCTCTTCAGGAGAATCCATGGGCAAGCTCTTTCGTACAGATGGCGTTCGCGGCCTCGCCAACCGCGTGCTGACGGCCCCCCTCGCCCTGCGCATCGGCGCGGCCTACGGCACGATTCTCGCCGCCCAGGCCGGACAGGCCCGCCCCCGACTCGTGCTTGGACGTGACAGTCGCGTCAGCGGTGACATGCTCGAGGCCGCCTTCGTGGCCGGCGCCTGCTCGGCCGGTGTCGACGTTGACCTTCTGGGGGTCATTCCGACCCCCGCGGTGGCGCACCGCGCCCGTTCCGGCGCGTATCAGGGCGGCGTCATGATCTCGGCGTCGCACAACCCCGTGCCGGACAACGGCATCAAGCTGTTCTCGTCAGAAGGCTTCAAGATCGCCGATGACCTCGAGACACGCATCGAGGAGCTGGTGCTCTCCGACGCGGTGATCGAAGGCCCGGTGGGCCTCGACATCGGACGTGCGCACACCGTGCGCGACGCGGAGACGTGCTACATCGACCACGTGGTCGCACAGACCCCCTGCCGGCTCGACGGGCTGCGCGTGGTGCTCGACTGCGCTTGCGGCGCGGCCTGGAGCGTTGCCGCGCGCATCTTCAAGGCGCTGGGCGCCGACGTGACGGTTCTCAACGACGAACCCGACGGCGCCAGAATCAACGTGGCCTGCGGTTCCACCGACCTGTCGGCCCTCCGGAAGGCCGTGGTGGAGACGGGGGCTGACCTCGGGCTGGCCTTCGACGGCGACGCCGATCGATGCCTTGCGGTTGATGCGAGCGGCGACCCGGTGAACGGCGACCAGATGCTGCTGGCGTTCGCCCGCGCTCGAGAAGACGCAACGCCGAAGATCGTCGTGGCCACCGTGATGAGCAATCTCGGCCTCGAGCTCAGCCTGCGCGACATCGGCTACGAGATGCGCCGCGCCTCCGTGGGAGACCGCTTCGTGCTGGAAGAGATGCTTCGCTGCGGATCAGCCCTGGGCGGTGAGCAGTCGGGCCACATCATCTTCCTCGATGCCGCCACCACCGGCGACGGTGCGCTGACAGCGGCGCGGCTGGCGGCAACGGTGAAGGCGGCCGGGAAGCCGCTGGCCGAGCTGACCCGCATGCCCACGATCCCACAGATGCTGGTGAA from Pseudomonadota bacterium encodes:
- the glmM gene encoding phosphoglucosamine mutase encodes the protein MGKLFRTDGVRGLANRVLTAPLALRIGAAYGTILAAQAGQARPRLVLGRDSRVSGDMLEAAFVAGACSAGVDVDLLGVIPTPAVAHRARSGAYQGGVMISASHNPVPDNGIKLFSSEGFKIADDLETRIEELVLSDAVIEGPVGLDIGRAHTVRDAETCYIDHVVAQTPCRLDGLRVVLDCACGAAWSVAARIFKALGADVTVLNDEPDGARINVACGSTDLSALRKAVVETGADLGLAFDGDADRCLAVDASGDPVNGDQMLLAFARAREDATPKIVVATVMSNLGLELSLRDIGYEMRRASVGDRFVLEEMLRCGSALGGEQSGHIIFLDAATTGDGALTAARLAATVKAAGKPLAELTRMPTIPQMLVNVTTPRKDRLDEDAEIATAIAEVERQLAGRGRLLVRPSGTEPMVRVMAEGPDAGELEAVVSRLVALIEKNLG